Proteins from a single region of Malaclemys terrapin pileata isolate rMalTer1 chromosome 25, rMalTer1.hap1, whole genome shotgun sequence:
- the PCGF2 gene encoding polycomb group RING finger protein 2 isoform X2, translated as MHRTTRIKITELNPHLMCALCGGYFIDATTIVECLHSFCKTCIVRYLETNKYCPMCDVQVHKTRPLLSIRSDKTLQDIVYKLVPGLFKDEMKRRRDFYAAYPMADVPNGSNEDRGEVSEQDKGNLTDDEIVSLSIEFYEGMRDEKKGTIENGDAEKEKVSAARLIAERDLQNGVRFLRCPAAMTVMHLAKFLRNKMDVPSKYKVEVLYEDEPLKEYYTLMDIAYIYPWRRNGPLPLKYRVQPACKRLKLSQPANSECTNTSGASECESVSDKANSPATLPATSSSLPSPATPSHGSPSSNTTTISIPANPGTILNGTSNCHQMPPSSSRGRKMTVNGSTASALT; from the exons ATGCACAGAACCACCAGGATAAAGATCACTGAGCTGAATCCCCACTTGATGTGCGCTTTGTGTGGCGGCTACTTCATAGATGCAACCACCATAGTGGAATGTTTACACTCCT TCTGTAAAACCTGCATCGTCCGCTACCTGGAGACCAACAAATACTGTCCCATGTGTGATGTCCAGGTGCATAAAACCAGGCCCCTGCTCAGCATCAG ATCTGACAAAACCTTACAAGACATAGTGTACAAACTAGTTCCTGGGCTTTTCAAAG ATGAAATGAAGAGACGGCGTGACTTCTATGCAGCCTATCCCATGGCAGACG TTCCCAATGGGTCTAATGAGGATCGTGGGGAAGTTTCCGAACAAGACAAAGGGAACCTGACAGATGATGAAATTGTCAGCTTATCCATAGAGTTTTACGAAGGAATGAG AGATGAAAAGAAAGGGACGATTGAAAACGGGGATGCGGAGAAGGAAAAAGTAAGTGCTGCCAGGCTGATCGCTGAAAGAGACCTGCAG AACGGTGTAAGGTTCCTCCGATGTCCTGCTGCCATGACAGTCATGCATCTGGCTAAATTTCTCCGCAATAAGATGGATGTTCCCAGCAAGTACAAA GTGGAAGTTCTCTACGAAGATGAACCTTTAAAGGAATATTACACACTTATGGACATTGCCTATATCTATCCTTGGAGAAGG AATGGGCCTCTCCCTTTGAAATACCGAGTGCAGCCAGCTTGCAAGAGACTAAAACTGTCCCAGCCTGCAAACTCTGAATGCACCAACACCAGCGGAGCATCCGAGTGCGAATCCGTCAGCGACAAAGCCAACAGCCCCGCCACCTTGCCCGCCACCTCCTCGTCCCTGCCAAGCCCTGCCACACCTTCCCACGGGTCGCCCAGCTCCAACACCACCACGATAAGCATCCCTGCCAACCCGGGCACCATACTCAATGGCACCTCGAACTGCCACCAAATGCCAccctcctccag
- the PCGF2 gene encoding polycomb group RING finger protein 2 isoform X3 yields the protein MHRTTRIKITELNPHLMCALCGGYFIDATTIVECLHSFCKTCIVRYLETNKYCPMCDVQVHKTRPLLSIRSDKTLQDIVYKLVPGLFKDEMKRRRDFYAAYPMADVPNGSNEDRGEVSEQDKGNLTDDEIVSLSIEFYEGMRDEKKGTIENGDAEKEKKNGVRFLRCPAAMTVMHLAKFLRNKMDVPSKYKVEVLYEDEPLKEYYTLMDIAYIYPWRRNGPLPLKYRVQPACKRLKLSQPANSECTNTSGASECESVSDKANSPATLPATSSSLPSPATPSHGSPSSNTTTISIPANPGTILNGTSNCHQMPPSSSRGRKMTVNGSTASALT from the exons ATGCACAGAACCACCAGGATAAAGATCACTGAGCTGAATCCCCACTTGATGTGCGCTTTGTGTGGCGGCTACTTCATAGATGCAACCACCATAGTGGAATGTTTACACTCCT TCTGTAAAACCTGCATCGTCCGCTACCTGGAGACCAACAAATACTGTCCCATGTGTGATGTCCAGGTGCATAAAACCAGGCCCCTGCTCAGCATCAG ATCTGACAAAACCTTACAAGACATAGTGTACAAACTAGTTCCTGGGCTTTTCAAAG ATGAAATGAAGAGACGGCGTGACTTCTATGCAGCCTATCCCATGGCAGACG TTCCCAATGGGTCTAATGAGGATCGTGGGGAAGTTTCCGAACAAGACAAAGGGAACCTGACAGATGATGAAATTGTCAGCTTATCCATAGAGTTTTACGAAGGAATGAG AGATGAAAAGAAAGGGACGATTGAAAACGGGGATGCGGAGAAGGAAAAA AAGAACGGTGTAAGGTTCCTCCGATGTCCTGCTGCCATGACAGTCATGCATCTGGCTAAATTTCTCCGCAATAAGATGGATGTTCCCAGCAAGTACAAA GTGGAAGTTCTCTACGAAGATGAACCTTTAAAGGAATATTACACACTTATGGACATTGCCTATATCTATCCTTGGAGAAGG AATGGGCCTCTCCCTTTGAAATACCGAGTGCAGCCAGCTTGCAAGAGACTAAAACTGTCCCAGCCTGCAAACTCTGAATGCACCAACACCAGCGGAGCATCCGAGTGCGAATCCGTCAGCGACAAAGCCAACAGCCCCGCCACCTTGCCCGCCACCTCCTCGTCCCTGCCAAGCCCTGCCACACCTTCCCACGGGTCGCCCAGCTCCAACACCACCACGATAAGCATCCCTGCCAACCCGGGCACCATACTCAATGGCACCTCGAACTGCCACCAAATGCCAccctcctccag
- the PCGF2 gene encoding polycomb group RING finger protein 2 isoform X4 codes for MHRTTRIKITELNPHLMCALCGGYFIDATTIVECLHSFCKTCIVRYLETNKYCPMCDVQVHKTRPLLSIRSDKTLQDIVYKLVPGLFKDEMKRRRDFYAAYPMADVPNGSNEDRGEVSEQDKGNLTDDEIVSLSIEFYEGMRDEKKGTIENGDAEKEKNGVRFLRCPAAMTVMHLAKFLRNKMDVPSKYKVEVLYEDEPLKEYYTLMDIAYIYPWRRNGPLPLKYRVQPACKRLKLSQPANSECTNTSGASECESVSDKANSPATLPATSSSLPSPATPSHGSPSSNTTTISIPANPGTILNGTSNCHQMPPSSSRGRKMTVNGSTASALT; via the exons ATGCACAGAACCACCAGGATAAAGATCACTGAGCTGAATCCCCACTTGATGTGCGCTTTGTGTGGCGGCTACTTCATAGATGCAACCACCATAGTGGAATGTTTACACTCCT TCTGTAAAACCTGCATCGTCCGCTACCTGGAGACCAACAAATACTGTCCCATGTGTGATGTCCAGGTGCATAAAACCAGGCCCCTGCTCAGCATCAG ATCTGACAAAACCTTACAAGACATAGTGTACAAACTAGTTCCTGGGCTTTTCAAAG ATGAAATGAAGAGACGGCGTGACTTCTATGCAGCCTATCCCATGGCAGACG TTCCCAATGGGTCTAATGAGGATCGTGGGGAAGTTTCCGAACAAGACAAAGGGAACCTGACAGATGATGAAATTGTCAGCTTATCCATAGAGTTTTACGAAGGAATGAG AGATGAAAAGAAAGGGACGATTGAAAACGGGGATGCGGAGAAGGAAAAA AACGGTGTAAGGTTCCTCCGATGTCCTGCTGCCATGACAGTCATGCATCTGGCTAAATTTCTCCGCAATAAGATGGATGTTCCCAGCAAGTACAAA GTGGAAGTTCTCTACGAAGATGAACCTTTAAAGGAATATTACACACTTATGGACATTGCCTATATCTATCCTTGGAGAAGG AATGGGCCTCTCCCTTTGAAATACCGAGTGCAGCCAGCTTGCAAGAGACTAAAACTGTCCCAGCCTGCAAACTCTGAATGCACCAACACCAGCGGAGCATCCGAGTGCGAATCCGTCAGCGACAAAGCCAACAGCCCCGCCACCTTGCCCGCCACCTCCTCGTCCCTGCCAAGCCCTGCCACACCTTCCCACGGGTCGCCCAGCTCCAACACCACCACGATAAGCATCCCTGCCAACCCGGGCACCATACTCAATGGCACCTCGAACTGCCACCAAATGCCAccctcctccag
- the PCGF2 gene encoding polycomb group RING finger protein 2 isoform X1 codes for MHRTTRIKITELNPHLMCALCGGYFIDATTIVECLHSFCKTCIVRYLETNKYCPMCDVQVHKTRPLLSIRSDKTLQDIVYKLVPGLFKDEMKRRRDFYAAYPMADVPNGSNEDRGEVSEQDKGNLTDDEIVSLSIEFYEGMRDEKKGTIENGDAEKEKVSAARLIAERDLQKNGVRFLRCPAAMTVMHLAKFLRNKMDVPSKYKVEVLYEDEPLKEYYTLMDIAYIYPWRRNGPLPLKYRVQPACKRLKLSQPANSECTNTSGASECESVSDKANSPATLPATSSSLPSPATPSHGSPSSNTTTISIPANPGTILNGTSNCHQMPPSSSRGRKMTVNGSTASALT; via the exons ATGCACAGAACCACCAGGATAAAGATCACTGAGCTGAATCCCCACTTGATGTGCGCTTTGTGTGGCGGCTACTTCATAGATGCAACCACCATAGTGGAATGTTTACACTCCT TCTGTAAAACCTGCATCGTCCGCTACCTGGAGACCAACAAATACTGTCCCATGTGTGATGTCCAGGTGCATAAAACCAGGCCCCTGCTCAGCATCAG ATCTGACAAAACCTTACAAGACATAGTGTACAAACTAGTTCCTGGGCTTTTCAAAG ATGAAATGAAGAGACGGCGTGACTTCTATGCAGCCTATCCCATGGCAGACG TTCCCAATGGGTCTAATGAGGATCGTGGGGAAGTTTCCGAACAAGACAAAGGGAACCTGACAGATGATGAAATTGTCAGCTTATCCATAGAGTTTTACGAAGGAATGAG AGATGAAAAGAAAGGGACGATTGAAAACGGGGATGCGGAGAAGGAAAAAGTAAGTGCTGCCAGGCTGATCGCTGAAAGAGACCTGCAG AAGAACGGTGTAAGGTTCCTCCGATGTCCTGCTGCCATGACAGTCATGCATCTGGCTAAATTTCTCCGCAATAAGATGGATGTTCCCAGCAAGTACAAA GTGGAAGTTCTCTACGAAGATGAACCTTTAAAGGAATATTACACACTTATGGACATTGCCTATATCTATCCTTGGAGAAGG AATGGGCCTCTCCCTTTGAAATACCGAGTGCAGCCAGCTTGCAAGAGACTAAAACTGTCCCAGCCTGCAAACTCTGAATGCACCAACACCAGCGGAGCATCCGAGTGCGAATCCGTCAGCGACAAAGCCAACAGCCCCGCCACCTTGCCCGCCACCTCCTCGTCCCTGCCAAGCCCTGCCACACCTTCCCACGGGTCGCCCAGCTCCAACACCACCACGATAAGCATCCCTGCCAACCCGGGCACCATACTCAATGGCACCTCGAACTGCCACCAAATGCCAccctcctccag